In the Sulfitobacter pacificus genome, one interval contains:
- a CDS encoding DUF2484 family protein, whose protein sequence is MTLMLICILWVFASAGVAMLPMRQQYVPGVALLIAAPVLIFFIGYLYGWILALLALAAFVSMFRNPLKFFLAKLRGQNPQVPE, encoded by the coding sequence ATGACCTTGATGTTGATCTGTATCCTTTGGGTGTTTGCCTCCGCGGGCGTGGCGATGTTGCCAATGCGCCAGCAATATGTTCCCGGTGTTGCCCTGTTGATCGCAGCGCCGGTTCTGATCTTTTTCATCGGATATCTCTATGGCTGGATTCTGGCGCTCTTGGCGCTGGCCGCCTTTGTGTCGATGTTTCGCAATCCACTGAAGTTCTTCCTGGCGAAACTGCGTGGTCAAAATCCGCAGGTGCCAGAATGA
- the murC gene encoding UDP-N-acetylmuramate--L-alanine ligase: MNAAAATKLPTDVGPIHFVGIGGIGMSGIAEVLLNHGYRVQGSDLKASKITDRLKDLGATIFEGQRAENIEGAEVIVISSAIKPGNAELDAARLAGLPIVRRAEMLAELMRLKSNIAVAGTHGKTTTTTMVAELLVAGGIDPTVVNGGIIHAYGSNARMGQGEWMVVEADESDGTFNRLPATIAIVTNIDPEHMEHWGDFDTLRQGFLDFVSNIPFYGLAVCCTDHEEVQKLVGKITDRRVLTYGFNAQADVRAVGLHYKAGVAHFDIHLQAEDVVIEDCALPMPGDHNVSNALAAVAVSRHLGMKLEEIRAALAAFGGVNRRFTKVGEVDGVTIIDDYGHHPVEIAAVLKAARQATEGRVIAVHQPHRYSRLSHHFDEFCACFNDADVVGIAEVFSAGEDPIEGASRDDLVAGLIRHGHRHARSVQDQDDLARLVKEQAGPGDMVVCLGAGTISAWANELPKILAALKGAAA, translated from the coding sequence ATGAACGCAGCCGCCGCAACCAAACTGCCCACTGATGTGGGACCGATCCATTTTGTGGGCATTGGTGGCATTGGCATGTCGGGGATTGCCGAGGTTTTGCTGAACCATGGCTACCGCGTGCAGGGCTCTGATCTGAAAGCGTCCAAGATCACCGACCGGTTGAAGGATCTGGGTGCGACGATCTTTGAAGGGCAGCGGGCCGAGAATATCGAGGGGGCAGAGGTGATCGTGATCTCTTCCGCGATCAAACCGGGCAACGCAGAGCTTGACGCCGCGCGTCTGGCCGGGCTGCCGATTGTGCGCCGTGCTGAGATGCTGGCCGAGCTGATGCGCCTGAAATCCAACATCGCTGTGGCAGGGACACATGGCAAGACCACAACCACCACAATGGTGGCAGAACTGCTGGTTGCCGGTGGCATTGACCCCACCGTGGTGAATGGCGGGATTATTCATGCCTACGGATCAAATGCGCGGATGGGGCAGGGCGAATGGATGGTGGTGGAGGCTGACGAAAGTGACGGCACCTTTAATCGCCTGCCTGCAACCATTGCCATTGTGACGAATATCGACCCTGAACATATGGAACATTGGGGTGATTTCGACACACTGCGTCAGGGGTTTCTGGATTTCGTGTCCAACATTCCGTTTTACGGGCTGGCCGTCTGCTGCACCGATCATGAAGAAGTCCAAAAGCTGGTGGGCAAGATCACTGACCGGCGTGTGCTGACCTATGGGTTCAACGCGCAGGCGGACGTTCGGGCGGTGGGACTGCACTACAAGGCGGGCGTGGCGCATTTCGACATTCACCTTCAGGCCGAGGATGTGGTGATCGAAGATTGCGCATTGCCGATGCCCGGGGATCACAATGTGTCAAATGCCCTCGCGGCGGTGGCTGTATCGCGCCATCTGGGCATGAAACTGGAAGAGATCCGTGCCGCGCTGGCCGCCTTTGGTGGTGTGAACCGGCGTTTTACCAAAGTGGGTGAAGTCGACGGGGTGACGATCATTGATGATTACGGTCACCATCCGGTGGAGATTGCGGCGGTGCTGAAAGCAGCGCGTCAGGCGACCGAAGGGCGGGTGATTGCGGTGCATCAGCCACACCGTTATTCGCGCCTGAGCCATCATTTTGACGAGTTCTGCGCCTGTTTCAACGATGCTGATGTGGTTGGCATTGCAGAGGTGTTTTCGGCAGGTGAAGACCCGATTGAAGGGGCTTCCCGTGATGATCTGGTGGCCGGTTTGATCCGCCATGGGCACCGGCATGCCCGCAGCGTGCAGGATCAGGATGATCTGGCGCGGCTGGTGAAGGAACAGGCGGGGCCGGGGGATATGGTGGTCTGTCTGGGGGCTGGTACGATCAGCGCCTGGGCCAATGAACTGCCAAAGATCCTCGCGGCTCTCAAAGGCGCGGCTGCGTGA
- the murB gene encoding UDP-N-acetylmuramate dehydrogenase — MTIAKFPTPRGKLTPRRSLNDLTWLRVGGPADYLLQPADLEDLRGFLRDLPQDVAVFPMGVGSNLIVRDGGLRAVVVRLGRGFNGVEIDGEQVTAGAAALDAHVARKAADAGLDLTFLRTIPGSIGGAVRMNAGCYGSYTADHLVCVQVVLRDGTLVTLTPEALNFRYRQSDLAEGAVIVSATFAPPKGDPAELHARMEEQLRKRDETQPTKDRSAGSTFRNPAGFSSTGRADDVHDLKAWKVIDDAGMRGATLGGAQMSPKHSNFLINTGGATAADLENLGEEVRKKVYDTSGIRLVWEIMRIGETEGPSTADPET; from the coding sequence ATGACAATAGCCAAGTTTCCGACACCGCGTGGTAAGTTGACACCGCGGCGCAGTTTGAACGATCTGACCTGGCTGCGTGTCGGTGGACCGGCAGATTATCTGCTGCAACCGGCGGATCTGGAGGATCTGCGCGGATTTCTGCGCGATTTGCCCCAAGATGTGGCGGTTTTCCCCATGGGTGTGGGCAGCAATCTGATTGTGCGCGACGGCGGGTTGCGGGCTGTTGTGGTGCGTCTGGGGCGTGGGTTCAACGGCGTCGAGATTGACGGAGAACAGGTAACAGCAGGGGCGGCGGCGCTGGATGCGCATGTGGCACGCAAGGCGGCGGATGCCGGGCTGGACCTGACCTTCCTGCGTACCATTCCGGGCAGCATCGGTGGGGCGGTGCGGATGAACGCGGGTTGTTATGGCAGTTATACGGCGGACCACCTTGTTTGCGTGCAGGTGGTGCTGCGCGATGGCACCTTGGTTACCCTGACGCCTGAGGCGCTGAATTTCCGCTACCGTCAGAGTGATTTAGCCGAAGGGGCGGTGATTGTTTCCGCGACATTTGCGCCGCCCAAGGGCGATCCGGCGGAATTGCACGCGCGTATGGAAGAGCAATTGCGCAAACGTGACGAGACCCAGCCGACCAAGGATCGCAGCGCGGGCAGCACCTTTCGCAACCCTGCCGGGTTCTCTTCTACCGGGAGGGCGGATGACGTGCACGACCTTAAGGCGTGGAAAGTTATTGACGATGCGGGGATGCGCGGGGCGACTCTGGGCGGGGCGCAGATGTCGCCAAAACATTCCAACTTTCTGATAAACACCGGCGGGGCCACTGCTGCGGATCTTGAAAACCTCGGCGAGGAGGTGCGAAAAAAGGTTTACGATACCAGCGGGATAAGGCTAGTATGGGAAATTATGCGCATTGGTGAAACCGAGGGCCCTTCCACGGCTGATCCAGAGACGTAA
- a CDS encoding redoxin domain-containing protein has product MTGLAAGSVFPKQEVAKLGGGTVTLGAPQGGHDWQLVVVYRGLHCPICKTYLSKLDGLVSDYNALGVDVIAVSGDPEDKAQAMVDEKELSLTMGYGLSVVQMQALGLYVSDPRSPQETDRPFAEPGLFVINGQGEIQILDISNAPFARPEPEAIKNGIKFIRANEYPIRGTHKAA; this is encoded by the coding sequence ATGACAGGATTAGCCGCAGGAAGCGTTTTCCCCAAGCAAGAGGTCGCCAAACTGGGGGGCGGCACCGTGACGCTGGGCGCGCCACAGGGCGGGCATGATTGGCAGCTGGTTGTTGTCTATCGTGGCTTGCATTGCCCGATTTGTAAAACCTATCTGTCGAAACTGGATGGATTGGTAAGTGATTACAATGCATTGGGTGTCGATGTTATTGCTGTTTCGGGGGATCCCGAAGACAAGGCACAGGCGATGGTGGATGAGAAAGAGCTGTCGCTGACCATGGGTTACGGGTTGAGCGTGGTACAGATGCAGGCACTGGGGCTTTATGTCTCTGACCCGCGCAGCCCGCAGGAAACCGACCGGCCTTTTGCGGAGCCAGGGTTGTTTGTGATCAACGGGCAGGGCGAGATCCAGATTCTGGATATTTCAAACGCGCCCTTTGCCCGGCCTGAACCAGAAGCGATTAAAAACGGCATCAAATTTATCCGTGCCAATGAGTACCCCATTCGCGGGACACATAAGGCGGCCTAA
- a CDS encoding cell division protein FtsQ/DivIB, translating into MWPLNTVKKPQRADPAPSRWAWRMQRLMLTPGFRLALRAGVPFCLTLMAGTVYLADEGRRGAITQAVADARASIEERPEFMVKLMAIDGAEGALAAEIRATLPLEFPQSSFDLDLPELRSRITELSGVRTANVRIKPGGILHIDVARRVPVAIWRNDEGLALVDEAGAHVADIAARAEFPELPLIAGEGAEKHVPQALTLLSAATALGERVRGVVRMGDRRWDLVLDREQRIMLPEDQPLPALERVIALERAQEVLTRDVAMVDMRQGQRPTIRMNPDANEAWWQVKTK; encoded by the coding sequence ATGTGGCCGCTGAACACCGTTAAAAAGCCGCAGCGTGCCGATCCTGCGCCATCGCGATGGGCATGGCGCATGCAGCGCCTGATGCTGACGCCGGGCTTTCGGCTGGCGCTGCGCGCAGGTGTGCCATTTTGTCTGACTTTGATGGCGGGCACGGTCTATCTGGCGGATGAGGGGCGTCGGGGCGCGATTACCCAGGCGGTAGCAGATGCGCGCGCCAGCATCGAAGAACGCCCGGAGTTTATGGTCAAGCTGATGGCGATTGACGGGGCAGAGGGGGCATTGGCCGCAGAGATCCGCGCGACCCTGCCGCTGGAATTCCCGCAAAGTTCGTTTGATCTGGACCTTCCTGAGTTGCGCAGCCGGATCACGGAATTGTCCGGTGTGCGTACGGCCAATGTCCGTATCAAGCCAGGTGGTATTCTGCATATTGATGTGGCCCGGCGGGTGCCGGTTGCGATCTGGCGCAATGACGAGGGTCTGGCGCTGGTGGATGAGGCCGGGGCCCATGTTGCCGATATCGCAGCGCGGGCAGAATTTCCTGAATTGCCGCTGATAGCAGGAGAAGGTGCCGAGAAACATGTGCCACAGGCGCTGACGCTGCTGAGTGCGGCGACGGCCCTTGGCGAGCGGGTGCGCGGCGTGGTGCGCATGGGCGACCGGCGCTGGGATCTGGTGCTGGACCGTGAGCAGCGGATCATGTTGCCCGAAGACCAGCCCTTGCCAGCGCTGGAGCGGGTGATCGCGTTGGAACGCGCCCAGGAGGTGCTGACGCGTGATGTGGCAATGGTAGATATGCGGCAGGGGCAACGTCCGACCATAAGGATGAACCCGGATGCAAATGAGGCCTGGTGGCAGGTCAAAACAAAATAG
- a CDS encoding NAD(P)/FAD-dependent oxidoreductase, which produces MEFDTVIIGAGAAGMMCAAHAGGRVLLVDHAKAPGEKIRISGGGRCNFTNMYCGPENFLSGNPHFAKSALARYTQWDFIALVEAHGIAWHEKTLGQLFCDTSAKEIVAMLRRLMEDAGVDLRLNTSVSGIARSNNHFTFTLQQADKKSKITATNLIIATGGKSIPKMGATGFAYDVARQFDIPVTDTRAGLVPFTFEGGRFAKISGTATPSKITAGGATFEEALLFTHRGLSGPSVLQASSYWTEGEVITLNLTPAHDLLEKLRSQRQTSGRKNFTTELAHHLPARLVDHLADEFDLTGNLADWSDARLTELTDTLAAWQITPSGTEGYRTAEVTLGGIDTNALSSKTMMSKEVAGLYFIGESVDVTGWLGGFNFQWAWSSGMAAARAISDQ; this is translated from the coding sequence ATGGAATTTGATACGGTCATCATCGGTGCAGGTGCCGCAGGCATGATGTGTGCCGCCCATGCAGGCGGGCGCGTGCTGCTGGTGGATCATGCCAAAGCTCCGGGCGAGAAAATCCGCATTTCCGGTGGCGGGCGGTGCAACTTCACCAATATGTACTGTGGCCCCGAAAACTTTCTCTCCGGCAACCCGCATTTCGCCAAATCCGCGCTGGCCCGCTACACCCAATGGGATTTCATTGCATTGGTAGAAGCCCACGGCATCGCGTGGCACGAGAAAACACTGGGCCAGTTATTCTGCGACACCTCCGCCAAAGAGATCGTCGCCATGCTGCGCCGCCTGATGGAAGATGCGGGCGTTGATCTGCGGTTGAACACCAGCGTCAGTGGTATTGCGCGATCAAACAATCACTTCACCTTCACCCTGCAACAAGCTGATAAAAAATCAAAAATCACCGCGACGAACCTGATTATCGCCACCGGCGGCAAATCCATCCCCAAGATGGGTGCCACCGGTTTTGCCTATGACGTCGCGCGCCAGTTCGACATTCCTGTGACCGATACCCGCGCGGGTCTTGTGCCTTTCACCTTCGAAGGCGGGCGTTTCGCCAAGATCTCCGGCACCGCCACCCCGTCGAAAATCACCGCAGGCGGTGCAACCTTCGAAGAGGCGCTGCTGTTCACTCATCGTGGTCTCTCCGGCCCCTCAGTGCTGCAAGCCTCCTCCTATTGGACCGAGGGCGAGGTGATCACCCTCAACCTCACGCCTGCCCACGACCTGCTGGAAAAACTGCGCAGCCAACGCCAGACCTCCGGGCGTAAAAACTTCACCACCGAACTGGCTCACCACTTGCCCGCCCGTCTGGTCGATCACCTCGCGGACGAATTCGATCTGACCGGCAACCTTGCCGACTGGTCCGATGCGCGGCTGACCGAACTTACCGATACCCTCGCCGCATGGCAGATCACCCCCAGCGGCACCGAAGGCTACCGCACTGCGGAGGTCACCCTTGGCGGCATCGACACCAACGCCCTGTCCTCAAAAACCATGATGTCCAAAGAGGTCGCGGGCCTGTATTTTATCGGTGAATCCGTTGATGTCACCGGCTGGCTGGGCGGGTTCAACTTCCAATGGGCATGGTCCTCCGGCATGGCTGCCGCCCGCGCAATCAGCGATCAATAA
- a CDS encoding UDP-N-acetylglucosamine--N-acetylmuramyl-(pentapeptide) pyrophosphoryl-undecaprenol N-acetylglucosamine transferase, which produces MKAPLLIIAAGGTGGHMFPAQSLAEVMLARGWRVRLSTDARGARYVGGFPDSVEIVQVSSATFARGGLAAKALVPFRILAGTLGAAWRMLRDRPSVVVGFGGYPSIPALGAATLLRLPRMIHEQNGVLGRVNELFAKRVDKVACGTWPTELPEGVEGAHVGNPVRASVLERAGAGYIPPGDYPMELLVMGGSQGARILSEVVPPAIAALPMDMLKNIRVSHQAREEDCERVTVFYQENGISADVQPFFDDVPRRMSEAQLVITRAGASTVADMSVIGRPSVLVPLAAAIRDEQTANGRGLVEAGAAVMLTEQEATPETLTEQIETILSMPEVALQMSNAALSVGKPEAAEALAALVESLADQGRKT; this is translated from the coding sequence ATGAAGGCACCATTGTTGATCATCGCGGCCGGTGGCACCGGGGGGCATATGTTCCCGGCGCAGTCTTTGGCCGAAGTGATGTTGGCACGTGGCTGGCGGGTCCGCCTGTCCACAGATGCACGTGGTGCACGGTATGTCGGCGGCTTCCCGGATTCGGTTGAGATTGTGCAGGTCAGTTCTGCCACTTTTGCGCGCGGCGGATTGGCGGCAAAGGCGCTGGTGCCGTTCAGGATTTTGGCTGGAACACTTGGAGCGGCCTGGCGGATGCTGCGCGACCGGCCCAGCGTTGTGGTGGGTTTTGGTGGCTACCCATCAATCCCGGCGCTGGGGGCGGCAACATTGCTGCGTCTGCCACGGATGATCCACGAACAAAACGGCGTGTTGGGCCGGGTGAACGAGTTGTTCGCCAAAAGGGTCGATAAGGTGGCTTGCGGCACATGGCCAACCGAATTGCCGGAAGGTGTTGAGGGGGCGCATGTGGGCAATCCGGTACGCGCCTCTGTGTTGGAGCGGGCCGGGGCGGGCTATATTCCGCCCGGCGATTACCCGATGGAACTGCTGGTGATGGGCGGCTCGCAAGGGGCGCGGATCCTTAGCGAAGTGGTGCCGCCTGCGATTGCCGCACTGCCGATGGATATGTTGAAAAACATCCGCGTCAGCCATCAGGCCCGCGAGGAAGACTGCGAACGGGTGACCGTGTTTTATCAGGAAAACGGGATCAGCGCGGATGTGCAGCCGTTTTTTGACGATGTGCCGCGGCGTATGTCAGAGGCGCAGCTGGTGATCACACGGGCAGGTGCCTCTACGGTTGCGGATATGTCGGTGATCGGACGCCCTTCGGTGCTGGTGCCCCTGGCCGCAGCGATCCGGGATGAACAAACCGCCAATGGGCGCGGCTTGGTCGAGGCGGGTGCGGCCGTGATGTTGACAGAACAGGAAGCGACCCCTGAAACGCTGACCGAACAGATAGAAACCATTCTCAGCATGCCAGAGGTTGCCTTGCAGATGTCCAATGCCGCTTTGTCGGTGGGCAAGCCGGAAGCCGCAGAGGCGCTGGCCGCCCTGGTTGAGAGCCTCGCAGATCAAGGAAGAAAAACATGA
- the ftsW gene encoding putative lipid II flippase FtsW: protein MTAMAHGTVRVIDGEPILPKWWRTVDRWALSCVLMLFAVGLLLGLAASVPLAERNGFQPFHYVQRQAVFGSLAILAMLLTSMMSPLVVRRLAVIGFLVAFVALALLPFLGTDFGKGATRWYSLGFASIQPSEFLKPGFVVASAWMMAASLEINGPPGKAWSFSLCIAIVLMLALQPDFGQACLVLFGWGVMYFVAGAPMILLVGMAAMVVIAGTVAYANSEHFARRIDGFLSPDVDPTTQLGYATNAIREGGLFGVGVGEGEVKWSLPDAHTDFIIAVAAEEYGLVLVMCIIALYTMVVVRSLLRLVRERDPFIRLAGTGLACMFGVQAMINMGVAVRLLPAKGMTLPFVSYGGSSVIASGIAVGMLLAFTRTRPQGEISDILGRGRMR from the coding sequence ATGACAGCGATGGCGCATGGAACCGTTCGGGTAATCGACGGTGAACCGATCCTTCCAAAATGGTGGCGAACCGTAGACAGATGGGCCTTGTCCTGTGTGTTGATGTTGTTCGCTGTGGGGCTTTTGCTGGGGCTGGCAGCTTCGGTGCCTCTGGCCGAACGGAACGGATTCCAGCCGTTTCACTATGTGCAGCGTCAGGCGGTGTTCGGCAGTCTGGCGATCCTTGCGATGTTGCTGACCTCGATGATGTCGCCGCTTGTTGTAAGGCGGTTGGCGGTGATCGGTTTTCTGGTGGCCTTTGTCGCGCTGGCGCTTTTGCCGTTTCTGGGCACGGATTTTGGCAAGGGGGCAACACGCTGGTACAGCCTTGGCTTTGCCTCGATACAGCCCTCCGAATTTCTGAAGCCGGGTTTTGTGGTGGCCTCGGCCTGGATGATGGCCGCCTCGCTTGAGATTAACGGCCCGCCGGGCAAGGCCTGGTCCTTTTCCCTGTGCATTGCGATTGTGCTGATGCTGGCCTTGCAGCCTGATTTCGGGCAGGCCTGTCTGGTGTTGTTTGGCTGGGGCGTGATGTATTTCGTCGCCGGTGCGCCGATGATTTTGCTGGTTGGCATGGCCGCGATGGTGGTGATAGCGGGCACGGTGGCCTATGCCAATTCAGAACATTTCGCGCGCCGGATTGATGGTTTCCTCAGCCCGGATGTCGATCCGACAACGCAGTTGGGCTATGCCACAAATGCGATCCGCGAGGGCGGGCTGTTCGGTGTTGGTGTGGGTGAGGGCGAGGTTAAGTGGTCGCTGCCTGATGCGCATACAGATTTTATCATTGCGGTGGCCGCCGAGGAATATGGATTGGTTTTGGTCATGTGCATCATCGCGCTTTATACCATGGTTGTTGTGCGTTCGCTGCTGCGGTTGGTGCGTGAGCGTGATCCGTTTATCCGGCTGGCCGGTACAGGACTGGCCTGTATGTTTGGCGTGCAGGCAATGATCAACATGGGTGTTGCGGTGCGTTTGCTGCCGGCCAAGGGCATGACACTTCCGTTTGTCAGCTATGGCGGGTCTTCGGTGATTGCGAGCGGCATTGCAGTGGGCATGTTGCTGGCGTTCACACGCACGCGGCCACAGGGCGAGATTTCCGATATCCTGGGGCGGGGGCGCATGCGATGA
- a CDS encoding D-alanine--D-alanine ligase gives MGGPSAEREVSLSTGTACAAALREHGGYNVIEVDAGRDLCAVLTEIKPDAVLNCLHGRWGEDGCVQGLLEWMGIPYTHSGVLASALAMDKQRSKDVYRAHGLPVVESLIAAAADVRAGHVMPPPYVVKPNNEGSSVGVYLVQEANNGPPQLDDDMPKEVMVETFVPGRELTATVMGDRALTVTDIITTGWYDYDAKYKEGGSSHVVPAEVPQEIFDLCMEYALTAHRALGCRGISRTDFRWDESRGAAGLILLETNTQPGMTATSLSPEQGQAVGISFPELCAWMVEDASCGR, from the coding sequence ATGGGTGGCCCCTCGGCGGAGCGCGAGGTGTCGTTGAGCACAGGCACGGCCTGTGCGGCTGCACTGCGGGAACATGGCGGATATAATGTGATCGAGGTTGATGCAGGCCGCGATCTTTGTGCCGTTCTGACAGAGATCAAACCGGACGCGGTCCTGAACTGCCTGCATGGGCGTTGGGGCGAAGATGGCTGTGTGCAGGGCCTGCTGGAGTGGATGGGCATTCCCTACACCCATTCGGGTGTCTTGGCTTCGGCGCTGGCGATGGACAAGCAGCGCAGCAAGGATGTCTACCGCGCCCATGGTTTGCCGGTTGTAGAGAGCCTTATTGCGGCTGCGGCGGATGTGCGGGCCGGGCATGTGATGCCACCGCCCTATGTGGTGAAACCAAACAATGAAGGATCCTCTGTCGGGGTGTATCTGGTGCAAGAGGCGAACAATGGTCCGCCGCAGCTGGATGATGACATGCCCAAGGAGGTGATGGTCGAGACCTTTGTGCCGGGGCGCGAGCTGACTGCAACAGTGATGGGGGACCGCGCTTTGACAGTGACGGATATCATCACCACCGGCTGGTATGACTATGATGCGAAGTACAAGGAAGGCGGGTCAAGCCACGTTGTGCCGGCGGAGGTTCCGCAAGAAATTTTTGACCTCTGTATGGAATACGCGCTGACCGCGCATCGCGCCCTGGGCTGTCGCGGCATCAGCCGTACGGATTTTCGCTGGGATGAAAGCCGGGGTGCGGCGGGCTTGATCCTGTTGGAAACCAACACCCAGCCCGGCATGACCGCCACATCACTGAGCCCTGAGCAGGGTCAGGCCGTTGGCATATCCTTCCCCGAACTATGTGCCTGGATGGTGGAGGACGCCTCATGTGGCCGCTGA
- the ftsA gene encoding cell division protein FtsA, with protein sequence MNDLYESQRSMRHMRKIAMQRGVVAILDVGSSKIACLVLRFDGGDTLNDEGTIGSLAGQSGFRVIGAATTRSRGVRFGEIEAMNETERAIRTALQAAQKMAGIRVDHVIACFSGAEPRSYGLDAQIDLDGETVSEDDVARVLAECDVPEYGEGREVLHAQPVNFALDHRSGLSDPRGQLGQMLSVDMHMLTVDAAAVQHLAHCIKRCDLELAGIASSSYASGISSLVEDEQELGAACIDMGGGSTGVSIFIKKHMIFADTVRMGGDHVTQDISLGLQVPTANAERIKTFYGGVHATGMDDREMIEIGGDTGDYEHDRRTASRAELIGIMRPRVEEILEEVRVRLDAAGFDHLPSQQIVLTGGGSQIPGLDGLASKILGQQVRLGRPLRVHGLPQAATGPSFASAVGLSLFAAHPQDEWWDFDIPADKYPSRSLKRAVKWFKDNW encoded by the coding sequence ATGAACGATCTATATGAAAGCCAGCGATCGATGCGCCACATGCGCAAGATTGCCATGCAGCGCGGTGTGGTGGCGATTTTGGATGTGGGCAGTTCCAAGATTGCCTGTTTGGTGTTGCGGTTCGATGGCGGGGACACCCTGAACGACGAAGGCACCATCGGGTCATTGGCGGGGCAGTCGGGTTTTCGGGTGATCGGGGCGGCAACGACACGCTCGCGCGGGGTTCGGTTCGGCGAGATCGAAGCGATGAACGAAACCGAACGCGCCATCCGTACGGCCTTGCAGGCGGCGCAGAAGATGGCCGGCATCCGGGTGGATCATGTGATTGCCTGTTTCTCTGGGGCAGAGCCGCGCAGCTATGGGTTGGATGCGCAGATTGATCTGGATGGGGAAACCGTATCAGAGGATGATGTCGCGCGTGTCTTGGCGGAATGTGATGTGCCCGAATACGGCGAGGGGCGCGAGGTGCTGCATGCCCAGCCGGTGAACTTTGCGCTGGATCACCGCTCGGGTTTGAGCGATCCGCGCGGCCAGCTGGGGCAGATGTTGTCGGTTGATATGCATATGCTGACGGTGGATGCCGCGGCGGTGCAACATCTGGCCCATTGTATCAAACGCTGTGATCTGGAGCTGGCGGGAATTGCGTCTTCCTCTTATGCCTCTGGCATTTCGTCGCTGGTTGAGGACGAGCAGGAATTGGGCGCGGCCTGTATCGATATGGGCGGCGGGTCGACCGGCGTGTCGATCTTTATCAAGAAACATATGATCTTTGCCGATACCGTGCGCATGGGCGGTGATCATGTGACACAGGATATTTCGCTGGGCTTGCAAGTGCCCACTGCGAATGCCGAACGGATCAAGACATTTTACGGCGGGGTGCATGCCACAGGCATGGACGACCGCGAGATGATCGAGATTGGTGGCGATACTGGTGACTATGAACATGACCGGCGCACCGCAAGCCGCGCCGAATTGATCGGCATCATGCGTCCGCGCGTTGAAGAGATCCTTGAAGAGGTCCGTGTGCGTCTGGATGCGGCGGGTTTTGACCATCTGCCCAGCCAGCAGATCGTGCTGACCGGTGGCGGCAGCCAGATCCCCGGATTGGACGGGCTTGCCAGCAAGATCTTAGGCCAGCAGGTGCGCCTTGGCCGTCCGCTGCGGGTGCATGGGTTGCCACAGGCTGCAACGGGGCCCAGCTTTGCCTCTGCTGTTGGTCTGTCGCTGTTTGCCGCACATCCGCAGGATGAATGGTGGGATTTTGACATTCCGGCGGATAAATACCCCTCGCGGTCACTGAAACGCGCCGTGAAGTGGTTCAAGGATAACTGGTAA
- a CDS encoding DUF2484 family protein, whose amino-acid sequence MSLSLTLACFWAVLANVLAMTPSRDNHWRNAYMLIAVGIPLLGFITAQHGPWVGLLVLAAGCSILRWPVIYLGRWLRSKAGNFKGPAA is encoded by the coding sequence ATGAGCCTGTCGTTGACCCTTGCCTGTTTCTGGGCGGTGCTGGCGAATGTTCTGGCGATGACACCCAGCCGCGACAACCATTGGCGTAACGCCTATATGTTGATTGCGGTTGGTATCCCCTTGCTGGGGTTCATCACTGCGCAACATGGTCCATGGGTTGGGCTGCTGGTGCTGGCGGCGGGGTGTTCGATCCTGCGCTGGCCGGTGATCTATCTGGGCCGGTGGCTGCGCAGCAAAGCCGGTAACTTCAAAGGCCCTGCGGCGTGA